In one Myotis daubentonii chromosome 1, mMyoDau2.1, whole genome shotgun sequence genomic region, the following are encoded:
- the LRIT3 gene encoding leucine-rich repeat, immunoglobulin-like domain and transmembrane domain-containing protein 3 — translation MRLLACLGVVLSFLEGVSCLCPSQCTCDYHGRNDGTGSRSVLCNDQDMNELPMNFPVDTGKLRIEKTVIRTIPADAFYYLVELRYLWVTYNSVSSLEASSFYNLGRLHELRLDGNSLAAFPWASLLYMPHLRILDLHNNQITSVPNGAARYLKNLTYLDLSSNRLTTLPPEFLESWSHVLTTLSRSRKLSTTRIILGLQDNPWFCDCHISQMIEISKVADPAIVLLDPLMVCSEPEHLTGILFQRAELDQCLKPSVMISATRITSALGSNVLLRCDATGYPTPQLTWARSDRSPVNYTVIQESPGEGVRWSVISLTDISYKDAGDYKCKAKNLAGMSEALVTVTVVGVTTTIAPDSSERRSGDHPGREVQPGPRRSISIPGSSPSPWPSSSPPFSPSSSTFLSTSTSFPASAASFSLYPFFSSVVSPTTIPSTKISTSTTMASRQSLQLHPDGERNLKVEMGGSKRPPASVSRKEELALLDQTTVENLRAVSKTKESVTLMWNAINTTHSSEVTVLYSKHGEEDLLLLNADFSKNQVTIDGLEPGRQYRACVCPKGAPPQKDQCITFSTDSVGEGHSQEPFLIAVSGAACVVVLPLIFFLLYKVCKLQCKSESFWEEDLEKETYIQFETLSTRSQSIGELWTRRHRDDPEKLLLCSGSSVESQMTFKTEEI, via the exons ATGCGTCTCTTAGCATGTCTGGGCGTTGTGCTTAGCTTTTTGGAAGGAGTGAGTTGTTTATGTCCGTCACAGTGCACCTGCGATTATCACGGCAGAAATGATGGCACAGGATCAAG GTCGGTGCTGTGTAATGACCAGGATATGAATGAGCTCCCCATGAACTTCCCCGTGGACACTGGGAAGCTTCGCATAGAGAAGACCGTCATCCGCACGATCCCCGCCGATGCCTTCTACTACCTGGTGGAGCTCCGGTACCTCTGGGTGACTTACAATTCTGTCTCCAGCCTTGAGGCCAGCAGCTTTTACAACCTGGGGCGGCTGCATGAGTTGCGCTTGGATGGGAATTCTCTAGCTGCCTTCCCTTGGGCATCTCTGCTGTACATGCCCCATCTAAGGATCCTGGATTTGCACAACAACCAAATAACGAGTGTGCCAAATGGGGCAGCGAGGTACCTGAAGAACCTCACCTACTTGGATTTATCAAGCAACAGACTAACCACACTGCCACCAGAATTCCTGGAGAGCTGGTCCCATGTACTTACAACACTGTCCAGAAGCCGGAAGCTTTCAACAACAAGAATTATTCTTG GTCTGCAGGACAACCCGTGGTTCTGTGACTGTCACATTTCCCAAATGATCGAGATATCCAAAGTTGCTGATCCCGCCATAGTACTTCTTGATCCACTGATGGTCTGCAGTGAGCCCGAGCACCTGACAGGGATTTTATTTCAGCGGGCTGAGCTGGATCAGTGTCTGAAGCCATCGGTGATGATCTCGGCCACCCGAATCACGTCTGCTCTGGGCAGTAATGTCCTGCTACGGTGTGATGCCACTGGCTACCCCACCCCGCAACTCACATGGGCCAGATCTGACCGCTCACCTGTTAATTAcacag TAATTCAGGAATCTCCAGGGGAAGGAGTCAGATGGTCGGTAATCAGCTTGACAGACATTTCTTACAAGGATGCTGGGGATTACAAGTGTAAGGCCAAAAATTTGGCTGGGATGTCAGAAGCCCTGGTTACTGTGACAGTGGTTGGTGTCACGACCACCATAGCACCAGACAGTTCTGAAAGAAGGAGTGGAGATCACCCTGGGCGAGAAGTCCAGCCAGGACCTAGAAGATCTATATCCATACCTGGTTCATCGCCATCTCCCTGgccttcttcctcccctcctttctctccctcttcttccactTTTCTTTCTACTTCTACTTCATTTCCTGCTTCTGCTGCTTCCTTCTCCTTATACCCTTTCTTCTCCTCCGTTGTTTCTCCCACCACAATTCCAAGCACTAAAATTTCAACAAGCACCACCATGGCCAGCCGACAgtcactccagctccatccagATGGGGAAAGAAATTTAAAGGTGGAGATGGGTGGAAGTAAGCGTCCCCCAGCTAGTGTAAGTAGAAAAGAAGAGCTGGCATTATTGGATCAAACCACAGTAGAAAACCTCAGGGCAGTCAGCAAGACCAAAGAGAGTGTGACCTTGATGTGGAACGCCATCAACACTACGCATAGCTCTGAGGTGACCGTGTTGTATTCCAAGCATGGGGAAGAGGACCTGCTGCTGCTGAATGCAGACTTCAGCAAGAACCAAGTAACCATAGATGGCCTGGAGCCTGGAAGGCAGTACAGAGCATGTGTCTGTCCAAAAGGAGCGCCGCCCCAGAAAGACCAATGTATCACCTTTTCTACTGACAGTGTTGGAGAAGGTCACTCTCAAGAGCCCTTCCTTATTGCGGTGAGCGGCGCTGCCTGTGTGGTTGtcttgccattgatttttttcctgttgtaTAAAGTTTGTAAACTGCAATGTAAGTCAGAATCCTTCTGGGAAGAAGATTTGGAGAAAGAGACTTACATCCAATTTGAAACCCTGTCCACAAGGTCTCAAAGTATAGGGGAACTTTGGACACGAAGGCACAGAGATGATCCCGAAAAATTGCTGCTTTGTTCTGGGTCAAGTGTGGAATCTCAGATGACTTTTAAAACTGAAGAGATCTAG